A genomic window from Oceanobacillus timonensis includes:
- the htpG gene encoding molecular chaperone HtpG, translated as MAKHEFKAESQKLLDMVIHSIYSQREIFLRELISNASDAIDKIYYKALTDDSLTFDQNNYYIKLTPNKENRTLTVVDTGIGMTKEELEDNLGVIAKSGSHTFKSENEIKDGYDIIGQFGVGFYAAFMVADKVTVLTKSIDSEEGYKWVSQGSDGYTITPIDREQVGTEIILELKENQEEENYDEFLEASTLKQIVKKYSDFIRYPIKMDVTESKLKEGTEDEYEDVIEEQTLNTMVPIWKKNKSELTDEDYTNFYQEKRYGFDQPLRHIHINVDGAVRYNAILYIPEQPPFNYYSREFEKGLELYSNGVLIMEKCADLLPDYFSFVKGIVDSEDLSLNISREMLQHDRQLKIIAKNIHKKIKQQLLSMLRDERDKYETFFKAFGQQIKFGVYSDFGQHKEDLQDLLLFYSSTEKKLVTLEEYVSRMPEDQKYIYYASGDSNERIAKLPQTEIVADKGYEILYFTDEVDEFAIKMLMQYQDKEFRSVSSGDLGIEEEEKEEEKEETESHQALLQAMKEVLGDKVKDVRVSKRLKSYPVVLSADGEISLEMEKIINAMPDNQQIQADKVLEINVDHNIFKALEEAQGNDQDKLELYTNLLYNQALLIEGLPIEDPVAFTKDMSKIMV; from the coding sequence ATGGCAAAGCATGAGTTTAAAGCAGAATCACAGAAATTATTAGATATGGTTATCCATTCCATCTATTCCCAGCGGGAGATTTTCTTGCGTGAATTAATCTCCAACGCCAGTGATGCCATTGACAAAATTTATTATAAAGCATTAACAGATGATTCTTTAACATTCGACCAAAATAATTACTATATTAAACTGACTCCTAATAAAGAAAATCGTACATTAACTGTAGTGGACACAGGCATCGGGATGACAAAAGAAGAATTGGAAGACAACCTCGGCGTGATTGCAAAAAGCGGTTCCCATACCTTTAAATCAGAAAATGAAATTAAAGACGGGTATGATATTATCGGCCAATTTGGTGTCGGTTTTTATGCGGCATTTATGGTTGCAGACAAAGTCACCGTACTTACCAAATCCATTGATAGCGAAGAAGGGTATAAATGGGTTTCCCAAGGATCAGACGGCTATACGATTACACCAATTGACCGCGAACAGGTTGGAACAGAAATTATTCTGGAATTAAAGGAAAACCAGGAAGAGGAAAACTACGACGAATTTTTAGAAGCGTCTACATTAAAACAGATCGTCAAGAAATACTCTGACTTTATCCGCTATCCGATTAAAATGGATGTTACGGAAAGCAAGCTGAAAGAAGGAACAGAAGACGAATATGAAGATGTGATTGAAGAACAGACGTTGAATACAATGGTTCCTATCTGGAAGAAGAATAAAAGTGAGCTGACGGATGAAGATTACACCAACTTCTATCAGGAAAAACGGTACGGATTTGATCAGCCGTTGCGTCATATCCATATTAACGTTGACGGAGCAGTCCGTTACAATGCAATTCTGTATATTCCGGAGCAGCCGCCATTTAACTACTATTCCAGAGAATTTGAAAAAGGATTGGAACTCTATTCCAATGGCGTATTAATTATGGAAAAATGTGCTGATTTACTGCCGGACTACTTCAGCTTTGTGAAGGGGATAGTAGATTCAGAGGATCTATCTTTAAATATTTCCAGGGAAATGTTGCAGCATGACCGTCAACTGAAAATTATTGCGAAAAATATCCATAAGAAAATCAAACAGCAGCTGCTCAGTATGCTCCGTGATGAGCGTGACAAGTATGAAACCTTCTTTAAAGCATTTGGCCAGCAAATTAAATTTGGTGTTTACAGTGACTTTGGCCAGCATAAAGAGGACCTGCAGGATCTGCTGCTATTCTATTCTTCTACAGAGAAGAAGCTGGTAACGCTAGAGGAATATGTGTCACGGATGCCGGAAGATCAAAAATATATTTATTATGCTTCTGGAGATTCCAACGAGCGTATTGCAAAGCTGCCGCAAACGGAAATTGTTGCAGATAAAGGCTATGAAATTCTTTATTTCACAGATGAAGTGGATGAATTTGCGATTAAAATGCTGATGCAATATCAGGATAAAGAATTCCGTTCTGTGTCCAGCGGCGACCTTGGTATTGAAGAGGAAGAAAAAGAGGAAGAGAAGGAAGAAACAGAAAGCCATCAAGCGTTATTACAAGCAATGAAAGAAGTACTTGGTGACAAAGTGAAGGATGTACGAGTTTCGAAACGACTGAAATCCTATCCGGTTGTGCTTTCTGCAGATGGTGAAATTTCCTTGGAGATGGAGAAAATTATTAATGCAATGCCGGATAATCAGCAGATCCAGGCTGACAAAGTATTGGAAATCAATGTCGATCATAATATTTTTAAAGCATTGGAAGAAGCGCAAGGAAATGATCAGGATAAATTGGAACTATATACCAACTTGCTTTACAACCAGGCGTTATTAATTGAAGGGCTGCCGATTGAGGACCCAGTAGCGTTTACGAAAGACATGAGTAAGATTATGGTTTGA
- a CDS encoding NAD-dependent protein deacylase: protein MLHEWLKDSNHTVVFTGAGMSTESGLPDFRSTNRGLWRKKDPSRIASVDALNHHVEDFIEFYRERVLGVTEVSPHQGHHILADWENKGLVQAIITQNVDGFHQDAGSKHVHELHGTLQKLHCQSCGKVYDSSAYINEDYHCSCGGVLRPSIVLFGEMLPEDAFSSAFEHAKKADLFIVLGSSLSVTPANQFPEIAKQHGAKLVIVNQEKTPLDDYADLVVFDRKIGTFLEETDTLL from the coding sequence ATGCTTCATGAATGGTTAAAAGATTCCAATCACACTGTTGTTTTCACTGGTGCAGGAATGTCTACAGAAAGCGGACTGCCTGATTTCCGCTCTACCAACCGGGGACTTTGGCGAAAGAAAGATCCAAGCAGAATCGCCAGTGTGGATGCGTTAAATCATCACGTAGAAGATTTTATCGAATTTTACCGTGAGCGGGTTCTTGGTGTTACAGAAGTTAGTCCGCATCAAGGTCATCATATTCTTGCCGATTGGGAGAATAAGGGGCTTGTCCAGGCAATCATTACACAAAATGTCGATGGCTTTCATCAAGATGCAGGAAGTAAACACGTTCATGAACTTCATGGAACCCTGCAAAAGTTGCATTGCCAGAGCTGCGGAAAAGTCTATGATAGCTCTGCTTATATAAATGAAGATTATCATTGTTCTTGCGGAGGCGTACTCAGACCTTCTATTGTATTATTTGGGGAAATGCTCCCCGAGGATGCCTTTTCATCTGCTTTTGAACATGCAAAGAAAGCTGATTTATTTATCGTATTAGGATCCTCGCTATCCGTCACACCTGCCAATCAATTTCCGGAAATCGCAAAACAACATGGTGCCAAACTTGTCATTGTGAACCAGGAGAAAACACCTTTAGATGATTATGCAGATTTAGTTGTTTTTGACCGGAAAATTGGAACATTCTTAGAAGAAACTGATACATTGCTATAA
- a CDS encoding YpjP family protein, with protein MKLWWRRIAVVFITILTLGIYSPTNLLEVDADKRSDNSVSSSSDIDTASVIKEATQSYIVEDARASYLKHLQKEAKVLSLEKFGPKITDKVEDEFAAAILPQMETMLVDLVEHSEAYNDIAITEKPSKGYGERMFNVSNNRSGETLVKFHVRRENRPLEGHYFHFHYHLSEDGFQKHHPIGDIYWDRNTPPKWMT; from the coding sequence ATGAAGCTTTGGTGGAGAAGAATAGCAGTTGTATTTATAACGATTCTGACGTTAGGAATCTACTCGCCCACTAATCTGCTGGAAGTGGATGCAGATAAACGGAGCGACAACAGTGTATCTTCTTCATCAGATATCGATACAGCATCTGTCATTAAAGAGGCCACCCAATCCTATATTGTCGAGGACGCAAGAGCATCCTATCTGAAGCATCTTCAAAAAGAAGCAAAGGTATTGAGCCTCGAGAAATTTGGACCAAAAATCACTGATAAGGTAGAGGATGAATTTGCTGCTGCTATTTTGCCGCAAATGGAAACCATGCTGGTTGACCTCGTTGAACATTCGGAAGCGTATAACGACATAGCTATTACAGAGAAACCTTCCAAAGGCTATGGAGAGCGCATGTTTAATGTTTCCAATAATCGTTCGGGTGAGACCTTGGTAAAGTTTCATGTCCGCCGTGAAAATAGACCATTAGAAGGGCATTATTTTCATTTTCATTACCACCTGAGCGAAGATGGTTTCCAAAAACATCATCCTATCGGAGATATTTACTGGGATAGAAATACACCGCCAAAATGGATGACATAA